One Amycolatopsis sp. NBC_00355 genomic window carries:
- a CDS encoding FadR/GntR family transcriptional regulator translates to MPLATTRRTGLVDQVIEQLRTAVTQGEWPIGERIPTEPELGEQLGVGRNTIREAVRALAHTGIFEVRQGDGTYVRATSEVSGAIRRLCGDELREVLQVRRTLEVEGARLAAAERTDEDVAELRALLARRAVELNEGRWQDFARTDAEFHCTVVRSGHNRLLTELYRGLTEVITASVAATSSITPGAGHLPEIGHEGLADAIADRDADRAAAEACGFLDELLSRIEPA, encoded by the coding sequence GTGCCTCTGGCCACCACCCGGCGGACAGGCTTGGTCGATCAGGTCATCGAGCAGCTGCGGACCGCGGTCACGCAGGGCGAATGGCCGATCGGCGAGCGCATTCCCACCGAGCCCGAGCTGGGCGAGCAGCTCGGCGTCGGCCGCAACACCATCCGCGAGGCCGTGCGCGCGCTCGCGCACACCGGCATCTTCGAGGTCCGCCAGGGCGACGGCACCTACGTGCGCGCGACCAGCGAGGTCTCCGGCGCGATCCGCCGGCTCTGCGGTGACGAGCTGCGCGAGGTGCTGCAGGTCCGGCGCACCCTCGAGGTCGAGGGTGCCCGGCTCGCCGCGGCCGAGCGGACCGACGAGGACGTCGCGGAGCTGCGCGCCCTGCTGGCGCGCCGCGCGGTCGAGCTGAACGAAGGGCGCTGGCAGGACTTCGCGCGCACCGACGCCGAGTTCCACTGCACCGTCGTCCGCAGCGGCCACAACCGGCTGCTCACCGAGCTGTACCGCGGGCTGACCGAGGTCATCACGGCGAGCGTCGCGGCGACTTCCAGCATCACGCCAGGTGCCGGCCACCTGCCCGAGATCGGCCACGAAGGCCTCGCCGACGCCATCGCCGACCGGGACGCGGACCGTGCTGCCGCCGAAGCCTGCGGCTTCCTGGACGAGCTGCTGTCCCGCATCGAACCGGCCTGA
- a CDS encoding CynX/NimT family MFS transporter, translating to MSVESRESALEPELDGAIETRTPGVVAGGALLAVAVVLTALNLRPAITGVGPMLAEMRAGLGASVLWAGVLTTLPTLCFAGAGLAAPLLARRAGIGTAIAVALTAIAAGLVLRVLDGPYVVLGGTLVATAGIALINVLIPVVIKGSFPARIGLMTGVYTAALQGGGALGSAVTPQLGDAFGGWRPALGSWAVVAVVALAAWILAARGTGRAPRHTEAAGSGRSLLRNRLAWIVTIFFGLQAFYAYAAMGWFPQVLMDAGVSRDQAGLLFGLVSLIAVPISLVVAPMAARQRGQGAWIVTLGVFGVAGTAGLMLAPAWSPLLWSLLIGLGMSVFSLALTVIALRAKTGADTARLSGMAQGFGYLFAALGPFLFGLLHDAAGGWTVPLAMLLGLLVVQMGFGALAGRHRFV from the coding sequence ATGTCCGTCGAATCCCGTGAATCAGCACTCGAACCCGAACTGGACGGCGCGATCGAGACGCGCACGCCCGGTGTGGTCGCCGGCGGCGCGCTCCTCGCGGTCGCCGTGGTGCTGACGGCGCTCAACCTGCGCCCGGCCATCACCGGGGTCGGCCCGATGCTCGCCGAAATGCGCGCCGGCCTGGGCGCGTCCGTGCTCTGGGCGGGCGTGCTGACGACGTTGCCGACCCTCTGCTTCGCCGGCGCAGGGCTCGCCGCGCCGCTGCTCGCCCGCCGCGCCGGGATCGGCACCGCCATCGCGGTCGCGCTGACCGCGATCGCCGCCGGGCTCGTGCTGCGCGTGCTCGACGGCCCGTACGTCGTGCTCGGCGGGACGCTCGTCGCGACCGCCGGGATCGCCCTGATCAACGTGCTCATCCCGGTCGTCATCAAGGGCTCCTTCCCGGCTCGCATCGGCCTGATGACCGGCGTCTACACCGCCGCTCTGCAGGGCGGCGGCGCGCTCGGATCGGCCGTGACACCACAGCTGGGTGACGCCTTCGGCGGCTGGCGCCCGGCGCTGGGCAGCTGGGCGGTGGTGGCCGTCGTCGCGCTCGCCGCGTGGATTCTCGCAGCCCGCGGCACCGGCCGGGCACCGCGGCACACCGAGGCCGCCGGGAGCGGTCGCTCGCTGCTGCGCAACCGGCTGGCCTGGATCGTCACGATCTTCTTCGGCCTGCAGGCCTTCTACGCCTACGCGGCGATGGGCTGGTTCCCGCAGGTGCTGATGGACGCGGGCGTGTCGCGCGACCAGGCGGGTCTGCTGTTCGGGCTGGTCTCCCTCATCGCGGTGCCGATCAGCCTGGTCGTGGCGCCGATGGCCGCCCGGCAGCGTGGCCAGGGCGCGTGGATCGTGACGTTGGGCGTGTTCGGCGTGGCCGGGACGGCCGGGCTGATGCTCGCCCCGGCGTGGTCGCCGCTGCTGTGGAGCCTGCTGATCGGCCTCGGGATGAGCGTCTTCTCGCTCGCCCTGACAGTGATCGCGTTGCGCGCGAAGACCGGCGCCGACACCGCGCGGCTGTCCGGGATGGCGCAAGGCTTCGGGTACCTGTTCGCCGCGCTCGGCCCGTTCCTGTTCGGCCTGCTGCACGACGCCGCGGGCGGCTGGACGGTCCCGCTGGCGATGCTGCTCGGCCTGCTCGTGGTCCAGATGGGCTTCGGGGCGCTCGCCGGGCGCCACCGGTTCGTCTGA
- a CDS encoding XRE family transcriptional regulator yields MAVPSPALGTLLRTGPFDAALRAAIRARGLSLDRLREHLHARGVSVTTATLSYWQSGRSRPQRRDSVRGVRQLEVVLDVPPGSLVALLGSPRARRSTAAEMGRFWPDGGRIDAAVSDVDTRWDERLTRISQHDVVTVGPDREELEFHSRQVLRAEADGPDRWVVILHLDEHDRPLPEVRSLRGCQAGRSVHKPEDGLLVVELLFGRPLVRGETVITEHTLVNRAPHPLATNYERKFRLPVREYVLEIRFDPAAVPAVCRRVVEHDGQPAEYTDVVPESGAVHGVALTFGPGRYGFDWEWDAS; encoded by the coding sequence ATGGCGGTTCCGTCGCCGGCCCTCGGGACGTTGCTGCGCACCGGCCCGTTCGACGCGGCCCTGCGCGCGGCGATCCGTGCCCGCGGCCTGAGCCTCGACCGCCTGCGCGAACACCTGCACGCCCGCGGCGTCTCGGTCACGACGGCGACGTTGAGCTACTGGCAGTCCGGCCGCAGCCGACCGCAGCGGCGGGACTCGGTGCGCGGCGTGCGGCAGCTCGAAGTCGTCCTCGACGTGCCGCCGGGCTCGCTCGTCGCGCTGCTCGGCTCGCCGCGCGCACGCCGGTCCACGGCCGCCGAGATGGGCCGGTTCTGGCCGGACGGCGGGCGCATCGACGCCGCGGTGTCCGATGTGGACACCCGCTGGGACGAGCGGCTGACCCGGATCAGCCAGCACGACGTCGTGACGGTCGGCCCGGATCGCGAGGAGCTGGAGTTCCATTCGCGGCAGGTGCTGCGCGCCGAGGCGGACGGCCCGGACCGCTGGGTCGTCATCCTGCACCTCGACGAGCACGACCGGCCGCTGCCGGAGGTGCGTTCCCTGCGTGGCTGCCAGGCCGGGCGCAGCGTGCACAAGCCGGAGGACGGCCTGCTCGTCGTCGAACTGCTCTTCGGCCGGCCGCTCGTCCGCGGCGAAACGGTGATCACCGAGCACACGCTCGTGAATCGCGCGCCGCATCCACTGGCGACGAACTACGAACGCAAGTTCCGGCTGCCGGTCCGCGAATACGTGCTCGAAATCCGCTTCGACCCGGCGGCGGTACCCGCGGTGTGCCGCCGGGTCGTGGAACACGACGGCCAGCCGGCCGAATACACCGACGTCGTCCCGGAATCCGGTGCGGTCCACGGCGTCGCGCTCACTTTCGGGCCCGGCCGTTACGGTTTCGATTGGGAATGGGACGCCAGTTAA
- a CDS encoding proprotein convertase P-domain-containing protein: MRRLVSVAGVAALAALGLGFQPAQAAPPAPPAHPQAEVDGVAAAFGLSADQARTRLAAQDDAHRLAAALPAAVRQQSAGEWFDAAAGKLTVAVTTRTAADQARAAGAAAQVVTRSQAELDRTDAAVRALVGQGVPGVYGWGVDVRNNEVGVSVDRTKKTAATESFLSGAKELGVRITETTTSPKQQSGTIQTGNPWWPGSESNCSVGFPVTDSAGAKHFLTAGHCTNDSNQAAYGASGQQNKVGTSNVGGTHSVNGQEGDMGVVAVTEAGWNLSASVNTWGQPAVTLSGSAEAMVGDSVCHSGNTSHWQCGEVKYTHKSADYGNGLIIGDLTWTTACSLGGDSGGGWLLGTKATGLHDGGPSQCVQNPGDGDMSLFQPVIEALNKWQLTLVTSGGTGDTTAPSAPGNPRSTGTTSNSVSLAWDASTDNTGVTGYDVYNGSTLATSVAGTSATVSGLTPDTAYSFTVKAKDAAGNASAASAAVSARTQAGGGGGRTLTNDTDYAIRDYQQVLSPISSTLTGSAAASIGVSLTIRHTCAEDLGITLLDPKGKAYALKYSGGSTCTPWSGARTFTVPATASSPAAGKWQLRVTDYGPGDTGTLDTWSITL, from the coding sequence ATGCGCAGACTGGTTTCCGTCGCGGGTGTCGCCGCGCTCGCCGCATTGGGACTGGGCTTCCAGCCCGCTCAAGCCGCGCCACCGGCACCGCCGGCCCATCCGCAGGCCGAGGTCGACGGCGTCGCGGCCGCGTTCGGGCTGTCCGCGGACCAGGCCCGGACCCGCCTCGCCGCCCAGGACGACGCCCACCGCCTGGCCGCCGCGCTGCCGGCCGCCGTCCGGCAGCAGTCGGCGGGGGAGTGGTTCGACGCGGCCGCCGGGAAGCTGACTGTCGCCGTCACGACCCGGACCGCCGCGGACCAGGCCCGCGCGGCCGGGGCCGCCGCCCAGGTCGTCACCCGGAGCCAGGCCGAACTGGACCGCACCGACGCGGCCGTCCGCGCGCTGGTCGGCCAGGGCGTGCCCGGCGTCTACGGCTGGGGTGTCGACGTCCGGAACAACGAGGTCGGCGTCTCGGTCGACCGGACGAAGAAGACCGCCGCGACGGAGAGTTTCCTGTCCGGTGCCAAGGAACTCGGCGTCCGGATCACCGAGACGACGACGTCGCCGAAGCAGCAGTCGGGCACGATCCAGACCGGCAACCCGTGGTGGCCGGGCAGCGAATCGAACTGCTCGGTCGGCTTCCCGGTCACCGATTCCGCCGGGGCCAAGCACTTCCTCACCGCGGGCCACTGCACGAACGACAGCAACCAGGCCGCCTACGGCGCTTCGGGACAGCAGAACAAGGTCGGCACGTCGAACGTCGGCGGCACCCACAGCGTCAACGGCCAGGAAGGTGACATGGGCGTAGTCGCCGTGACGGAGGCGGGCTGGAACCTCTCGGCGTCGGTCAACACCTGGGGCCAGCCGGCGGTCACGCTCTCCGGCTCGGCCGAGGCCATGGTCGGCGACAGCGTCTGCCACTCCGGCAACACTTCGCACTGGCAGTGCGGCGAAGTGAAGTACACGCACAAGTCCGCCGACTACGGCAACGGCCTCATCATCGGCGACCTGACCTGGACGACGGCCTGTTCGCTCGGCGGCGACTCCGGCGGCGGCTGGCTGCTCGGCACCAAGGCCACCGGCCTGCACGACGGCGGCCCGTCGCAGTGCGTCCAGAACCCGGGTGACGGCGACATGTCCCTGTTCCAGCCGGTGATCGAGGCGCTGAACAAGTGGCAGCTCACGCTGGTCACCAGCGGCGGCACCGGGGACACGACGGCGCCGAGCGCGCCCGGCAACCCGCGTTCCACGGGCACGACGTCGAACAGCGTCTCGCTCGCCTGGGACGCGTCGACGGACAACACCGGCGTCACCGGTTACGACGTCTACAACGGTTCCACGCTCGCCACGAGCGTCGCGGGAACCAGCGCCACGGTCTCCGGGCTCACCCCGGACACGGCGTACTCGTTCACGGTCAAAGCGAAGGACGCCGCCGGGAACGCCTCGGCGGCCAGCGCGGCCGTCAGCGCGCGGACCCAAGCGGGCGGTGGTGGCGGTCGCACCCTGACCAACGACACCGACTACGCGATCCGCGACTACCAGCAGGTGCTCAGCCCGATCAGCTCGACGCTGACCGGTAGCGCGGCCGCCTCGATCGGCGTCTCGCTGACCATCCGCCACACGTGCGCCGAAGACCTCGGCATCACACTGCTCGACCCGAAGGGCAAGGCGTACGCGCTGAAGTACAGCGGCGGCAGCACCTGCACGCCGTGGAGTGGTGCCCGGACGTTCACCGTCCCGGCGACGGCTTCGTCCCCGGCGGCCGGCAAGTGGCAGCTGCGCGTGACCGACTACGGCCCCGGCGACACCGGGACCCTCGACACCTGGTCGATCACGCTCTGA
- a CDS encoding mycothione reductase, with product MPHYDLVIVGTGSGNSILGPDFAGKKTAIVEKGTFGGTCLNVGCIPTKMFVYAADVAYTPAESAKYGVDEELKGVRWRDIRDRVFGRIDPIAAGGAEYRRSHEDNKNVDVYEGTGRFTGTKELRVSFPDGRPDEVLTADKFVLAAGGRPVIPDIPGIEDTGYYTSDTVMRLDELPERIVILGGGYIAAEFAHVFASFGVRVTLVNRSARLLRSEDEDVSARFTELASERFDVRLERKTVRARKTADGVALDLEGPQGAETVEADLLLVATGRKPNSDLLDVAATGVTTMDSGHVVVDDYQETVVEGVYALGDLSSPHELKHVANHESRVVQHNLLHPDERVKADHRFVPHAVFTHPQVASVGLTEQKAREQGVSYVVSKQDYAGIAYGWAMEDTTGFAKLLADPATGQLLGAHIIGPQASSVIQPLIQAMSFGLDARSMARGQYWIHPAMPELIENALLNLPLD from the coding sequence GTGCCCCACTACGACCTGGTGATCGTCGGGACGGGATCGGGGAACTCGATCCTCGGCCCCGATTTCGCCGGCAAGAAGACGGCCATCGTCGAGAAGGGCACCTTCGGCGGGACCTGCCTGAACGTCGGCTGCATCCCGACGAAGATGTTCGTCTACGCCGCCGACGTCGCGTACACACCCGCGGAGAGCGCGAAGTACGGTGTCGACGAAGAGCTCAAGGGCGTGCGCTGGCGCGACATCCGCGACCGCGTCTTCGGGCGGATCGACCCGATCGCCGCGGGCGGCGCGGAGTACCGCCGCAGCCACGAGGACAACAAGAACGTCGACGTCTACGAGGGCACCGGGCGCTTCACCGGGACCAAGGAACTGCGCGTCAGCTTCCCCGACGGGCGCCCGGACGAGGTGCTGACCGCCGACAAGTTCGTGCTCGCCGCAGGCGGCCGTCCGGTGATCCCGGACATCCCCGGCATCGAGGACACCGGCTACTACACCTCCGACACGGTGATGCGGCTCGACGAGCTGCCCGAGCGCATCGTCATCCTCGGCGGCGGGTACATCGCGGCCGAGTTCGCGCACGTCTTCGCGTCGTTCGGGGTGCGGGTCACGCTGGTCAACCGGTCCGCGCGGCTGCTGCGCTCGGAGGACGAGGACGTCAGCGCCCGCTTCACCGAGCTGGCTTCGGAACGCTTCGACGTCCGGCTGGAGCGCAAGACCGTCCGGGCGCGCAAGACAGCCGACGGCGTCGCGCTCGACCTCGAAGGCCCGCAGGGCGCCGAGACCGTCGAGGCGGACCTGCTGCTCGTCGCGACCGGCCGCAAGCCGAACTCCGACCTGCTCGACGTCGCCGCCACCGGTGTGACCACAATGGACAGTGGACACGTCGTGGTCGACGACTACCAGGAGACCGTCGTCGAGGGCGTCTACGCGCTCGGCGACCTCTCCTCGCCGCACGAGCTGAAGCACGTCGCGAACCACGAATCCCGCGTGGTGCAGCACAACCTGCTGCACCCGGACGAGCGGGTCAAGGCCGACCACCGGTTCGTGCCGCACGCCGTGTTCACCCACCCGCAGGTCGCGTCGGTCGGGCTCACCGAACAGAAGGCGCGCGAGCAAGGTGTGTCCTATGTGGTCTCGAAGCAGGACTACGCCGGGATCGCCTACGGCTGGGCGATGGAGGACACGACGGGCTTCGCGAAGCTGCTCGCCGACCCCGCGACCGGGCAGCTGCTCGGAGCGCACATCATCGGGCCGCAGGCGTCGAGCGTCATCCAGCCGCTGATCCAGGCGATGAGCTTCGGCCTGGACGCGCGGAGCATGGCGCGCGGGCAGTACTGGATCCACCCGGCCATGCCGGAGCTGATCGAGAACGCACTGCTCAACCTGCCCCTGGACTGA
- a CDS encoding M15 family metallopeptidase, with protein MRRTATATLGAVIALTLAACTSEVPSTPRPAAPAPVTTTVSKPPSPVKTAPPKTSSAPAVTWQVGARPLPRRPDGFGEIEPTPPELVNRALPTKDALPPPAGNAYASTISAVPAGVLARSTWQAACPVKATDLRYLTMAFWGFDGRAHTGEMLVNAQGAAGITKVFGKLFAAHFPLEEMRVTSPGELTLPPTGDGNSTSAFVCRPARGQTSWSAHAYGLAVDVNPFCNPYTQGDLVLPELASAYVDRSRVRPGMVLAGDATTRAFAAIGWSWGGAWTSPKDRMHFTATGH; from the coding sequence ATGCGACGGACAGCGACGGCGACGCTCGGGGCGGTCATCGCCCTCACGCTGGCCGCCTGCACGTCGGAAGTCCCCTCGACGCCCCGGCCGGCCGCCCCGGCGCCGGTCACGACGACCGTGTCCAAACCCCCCTCCCCGGTGAAAACGGCGCCGCCGAAGACGTCGAGCGCGCCCGCCGTCACCTGGCAGGTGGGTGCCCGGCCGCTCCCCCGCCGCCCGGACGGCTTCGGCGAGATCGAGCCGACGCCACCCGAACTGGTGAACCGGGCACTTCCGACAAAAGACGCCCTGCCCCCGCCGGCCGGGAACGCCTACGCCTCGACGATCAGCGCGGTACCCGCCGGTGTTCTCGCGCGCAGCACCTGGCAGGCCGCCTGCCCGGTCAAGGCCACCGACCTGCGCTACCTCACGATGGCGTTCTGGGGGTTCGACGGTCGCGCGCACACCGGCGAGATGCTGGTGAACGCCCAAGGTGCCGCCGGGATCACGAAGGTCTTCGGGAAGCTCTTCGCCGCGCACTTCCCGCTGGAGGAAATGCGCGTCACCAGCCCGGGCGAGCTGACCCTGCCGCCGACCGGCGACGGCAACTCGACCAGCGCGTTCGTCTGCCGCCCGGCGCGCGGCCAGACGAGCTGGTCGGCGCACGCGTACGGGCTGGCCGTCGACGTCAACCCGTTCTGCAACCCCTACACCCAGGGCGACCTGGTGCTGCCCGAGCTGGCCTCGGCCTACGTCGACCGCTCGCGGGTGCGGCCCGGCATGGTCCTGGCCGGCGACGCCACCACCCGCGCGTTCGCGGCGATCGGCTGGAGCTGGGGCGGGGCGTGGACCAGCCCGAAAGACCGGATGCACTTCACGGCGACCGGGCACTGA
- a CDS encoding S1 family peptidase, whose protein sequence is MSVKSRRSLLLVSGALLAVAAVAVPVVVNTASADPASANQPRIVGGNKASLDDHPYAVYLADPGGNQYCGAVIVSSTAVATAAHCAKAVAKQDVRVVAGREDKRTGDGQVLSVSKIWISKGYSDPTAGNDVAVLTVRGQLGYRPAKLPDSGDSASYREGTQATVLGWGRVADGGDRSDYLRSAQVPVIGDKDCNSDYDVYDPKTMVCAGYADGGVDACQGDSGGPLVVGDTLIGLVSFGDGCGKAGKPGVYTRVSAYVNDIQQQANPRIFG, encoded by the coding sequence ATGTCCGTGAAGTCCCGCCGATCCCTGCTGCTCGTGAGCGGCGCGCTCCTCGCGGTCGCGGCGGTCGCCGTCCCGGTCGTGGTGAACACGGCTTCGGCGGACCCGGCGTCCGCCAACCAGCCCCGGATCGTCGGCGGCAACAAGGCTTCGCTCGACGACCACCCGTATGCGGTGTACCTGGCCGACCCGGGTGGGAACCAGTACTGCGGCGCGGTGATCGTCAGCTCCACGGCGGTCGCGACGGCGGCGCACTGCGCCAAAGCCGTGGCGAAGCAGGACGTCCGCGTGGTGGCCGGCCGCGAGGACAAGCGCACCGGTGACGGCCAGGTGCTGAGCGTGTCGAAGATCTGGATCAGCAAGGGGTACAGCGACCCGACGGCGGGCAACGACGTCGCGGTGCTGACCGTGCGCGGCCAGCTCGGCTACCGGCCCGCGAAGCTGCCCGACAGCGGCGATTCGGCGTCCTACCGCGAAGGCACGCAGGCGACGGTGCTCGGCTGGGGCCGCGTCGCCGACGGCGGCGACCGGTCCGATTACCTGCGCAGCGCCCAGGTCCCGGTGATCGGTGACAAGGACTGCAACTCCGACTACGACGTCTACGACCCGAAGACCATGGTGTGCGCGGGATACGCCGACGGCGGCGTCGACGCCTGCCAGGGCGACTCCGGCGGCCCGCTGGTCGTCGGCGACACCCTGATCGGTCTCGTGTCCTTCGGCGACGGCTGCGGCAAGGCCGGCAAACCGGGCGTCTACACGCGGGTTTCGGCGTACGTCAACGACATCCAGCAACAGGCCAACCCGCGAATCTTCGGCTGA
- a CDS encoding GNAT family N-acetyltransferase → MPTLHDATGPELTAAQLHDILRLRVDVFVVEQKAAYPELDGRDLLADTRHLWFSDDHGVTSYLRVLLDPGGIRRIGRVVTAAQSRGAGLAARLMDAALTIPGEYVLDAQTYVQGFYARYGFVAEGEEYEDDDGIPHIRMRRPA, encoded by the coding sequence ATGCCGACCCTGCACGACGCGACCGGCCCGGAGCTGACCGCCGCCCAGCTGCACGACATCCTGCGTCTGCGGGTGGACGTCTTCGTGGTGGAGCAGAAGGCCGCGTACCCGGAACTCGACGGCCGCGACTTGCTCGCGGATACCCGCCACCTCTGGTTCTCCGACGACCACGGGGTCACGTCCTACCTGCGGGTCCTGCTGGACCCCGGCGGCATCCGCCGCATCGGCCGAGTCGTCACGGCCGCCCAGTCCCGCGGCGCCGGCCTGGCGGCCCGCCTGATGGACGCGGCCCTCACGATCCCCGGCGAGTACGTCCTCGACGCCCAGACGTACGTCCAAGGCTTCTACGCGCGCTACGGCTTCGTCGCAGAAGGCGAAGAGTACGAGGACGACGACGGAATCCCCCACATCCGCATGCGCCGCCCCGCCTGA
- a CDS encoding 8-amino-7-oxononanoate synthase, with translation MTTPPVLPPDQVFDWLDAEAEKRAGAGLVRQLRPRPAKADELDLAGNDYLGLARDKRVAGAAAAAALRWGAGATGSRLVTGSTELHTELEMELARFCGVQAALVFSSGFTANLGAVTALSGSEAAIVTDKYIHASLIEGCRLSRADIAAVAHATPSAIKNALATRRKPRALVVTDSVFSVDGDLAPLGELAGICREHSAGLLVDDAHGFGVLGEGGRGAVHAAGLAGAPDVVTTLTLSKALGAQGGAVLGPRRVIKHLIDTARSFIFDTALAPASAAAALAALHALKDEPGLAEKVQENAGNLAMQLKAAGLKASVPDAAVISVQAPSAETAVAWAAACAEQGIRVGCFRPPSVPDGISRLRLTVRADLTESDVDRAVKVITATAPHGATD, from the coding sequence GTGACTACGCCGCCGGTACTTCCGCCCGACCAGGTTTTCGACTGGCTCGACGCCGAGGCGGAAAAGCGTGCGGGCGCGGGTCTGGTGCGGCAGTTGCGGCCACGTCCCGCCAAGGCCGATGAGCTGGACCTCGCCGGTAACGACTACCTCGGGCTGGCCCGCGACAAGCGCGTCGCCGGAGCCGCCGCGGCCGCCGCGCTCCGGTGGGGCGCGGGGGCGACCGGGTCACGGCTGGTGACCGGGTCGACCGAGCTGCACACCGAGCTCGAGATGGAGCTCGCCCGGTTCTGCGGCGTGCAGGCGGCGCTCGTGTTCTCGTCGGGTTTCACGGCCAACCTCGGCGCGGTGACGGCGTTGTCCGGCAGCGAAGCCGCGATCGTCACCGACAAGTACATCCACGCGTCGCTCATCGAAGGCTGCCGGTTGTCGCGCGCGGACATCGCCGCCGTCGCGCACGCGACGCCGTCCGCGATCAAGAACGCGCTGGCGACCCGGCGCAAGCCGCGGGCGCTCGTCGTGACCGACTCCGTGTTCTCGGTCGACGGCGACCTCGCCCCGCTGGGCGAGCTGGCCGGGATCTGCCGCGAACACAGCGCCGGCCTGCTGGTCGACGACGCGCACGGCTTCGGCGTCCTGGGTGAAGGCGGACGCGGTGCGGTGCACGCGGCCGGGCTCGCGGGCGCCCCCGACGTCGTCACGACGTTGACGCTCTCGAAGGCCCTCGGCGCGCAGGGCGGCGCGGTGCTCGGGCCGCGCCGGGTGATCAAGCACCTCATCGACACCGCGCGCAGTTTCATCTTCGACACCGCGCTCGCGCCGGCCAGCGCCGCCGCCGCGCTCGCCGCGTTGCACGCGCTGAAGGACGAGCCGGGCCTGGCGGAGAAGGTCCAGGAGAACGCCGGGAACCTGGCGATGCAGCTGAAGGCCGCGGGGTTGAAGGCGAGTGTGCCGGACGCCGCCGTGATCTCGGTGCAGGCGCCGTCCGCGGAGACGGCCGTCGCGTGGGCCGCGGCGTGCGCCGAGCAAGGCATCCGCGTCGGGTGCTTCCGGCCGCCGTCGGTGCCGGACGGCATCTCGCGGCTGCGGCTGACGGTGCGGGCCGACCTCACGGAGTCCGATGTGGACCGGGCCGTGAAGGTGATCACGGCGACCGCGCCGCACGGGGCGACCGACTGA